One segment of Rubripirellula amarantea DNA contains the following:
- the nagB gene encoding glucosamine-6-phosphate deaminase: MNHSLHRPKVVSVNSPSEAAEKTSNMIAEMLVATPRITLGLATGSTPIPVYQDLVQRHRDGTLSIAEATSFNLDEYLGLAGDHPQSFRAFMDEHLFRLVDMNVSRIHIPDGLATDLDAHTKAYEKAIAAAGGIDIQLLGIGSNGHIAFNEPGSSRTSRTRVVELTSDTIQANSRFFDRAEDVPRQAISMGIGTILEAKRIVLLATGPAKAQAVKDAVQGDANESCPASLLQYHPDVTFVLDAEASSLLQ, from the coding sequence GTGAACCATTCGCTCCATCGCCCGAAGGTAGTATCCGTCAACAGTCCCAGCGAAGCAGCGGAGAAAACGTCAAACATGATCGCTGAGATGCTAGTCGCAACACCGCGGATAACACTGGGACTGGCGACGGGTTCCACCCCAATTCCGGTTTACCAAGACCTTGTTCAACGACATCGCGATGGCACACTTAGCATCGCCGAGGCGACTTCGTTCAACCTCGATGAGTACCTCGGATTAGCAGGCGATCATCCGCAAAGCTTCCGTGCCTTCATGGACGAGCACCTTTTCCGTCTTGTCGACATGAACGTGTCGCGAATTCACATTCCCGATGGTTTGGCAACGGATCTGGATGCTCATACGAAAGCCTACGAGAAGGCGATCGCTGCTGCGGGTGGCATTGACATACAACTGCTCGGCATTGGTTCCAATGGGCACATCGCTTTCAATGAACCAGGATCTTCGCGCACGTCCCGAACTCGCGTGGTGGAACTCACCAGTGATACAATCCAAGCGAACTCTCGCTTCTTCGATCGTGCCGAAGACGTTCCACGTCAAGCCATTAGCATGGGGATCGGTACGATCCTTGAAGCCAAACGCATTGTTCTGCTGGCGACTGGCCCCGCCAAAGCCCAGGCAGTGAAAGACGCAGTCCAGGGTGATGCCAACGAATCATGCCCTGCATCACTTCTTCAATACCATCCTGACGTTACGTTTGTGCTCGATGCTGAAGCTTCATCGCTGCTTCAATAG
- a CDS encoding HD domain-containing protein, translating into MPLEEIANMLPEVSALRRSKSLIRIPPAQDVPVTPRVQRIIDSAPMRRLASISQLGMVALVYPGATHSRFEHSLGVYHNAVRLLSRFDEEGFITETEAEAFLLAALLHDAGHWPFCHPIEDMRLSHLGEHETRLSGYLASTSLSELLASDWNCDADQVCRLLDPPQNKTLTDGETFLVSCMSGPLDVDKLDYLQRDSLHAGVPYGQNFDAGRLINSLCRHPETGRLAISEKGRTAAEMMVFARYVMFSEVYWHHAVRSATAMLQRSVFLLQNRIDLESTLRLGDSDWISGLRRAAEGTVAETMVEGLFGAQRHLFKRASEYSVLDADPTIHQSLARRPYWWLVACSEKLATLLSDESGLPIHPEDVLIDAPPVKLEVDINIDVIARDQTRRTLGEVSPVASVLANQQFDNHVKRVRIFVRPELRKPLAQSLNTQDWGRLIQNSIQQIDKEIA; encoded by the coding sequence TTGCCTCTTGAAGAAATCGCAAATATGTTGCCTGAAGTGTCGGCCCTTCGCCGCAGCAAATCGTTGATTCGAATTCCGCCTGCCCAAGATGTGCCCGTTACGCCACGAGTGCAAAGGATCATCGATTCGGCTCCCATGCGACGCTTGGCTTCGATCAGTCAACTTGGGATGGTAGCACTGGTCTACCCCGGCGCGACCCATAGCCGCTTTGAACATTCTTTGGGTGTCTACCACAACGCAGTTCGACTGCTTTCTCGCTTCGACGAAGAAGGTTTCATCACGGAAACTGAAGCCGAGGCGTTTCTTCTCGCCGCCTTGCTCCACGATGCTGGTCATTGGCCCTTTTGCCATCCGATCGAAGACATGCGGCTATCGCACTTGGGCGAACACGAAACACGATTGTCGGGCTACCTTGCTTCGACGTCACTTTCAGAACTACTGGCGAGTGACTGGAATTGTGATGCCGACCAGGTTTGTCGACTGCTGGACCCACCTCAGAACAAAACGCTCACCGATGGTGAAACGTTTCTGGTGAGCTGCATGAGCGGACCGCTCGATGTGGACAAACTGGACTACCTACAACGCGACAGTTTGCACGCAGGTGTCCCGTACGGGCAAAATTTCGACGCCGGCCGATTGATCAATTCACTGTGCCGACATCCCGAAACGGGCAGGCTTGCGATCAGCGAGAAAGGACGTACCGCGGCCGAAATGATGGTCTTTGCCCGATACGTGATGTTCAGCGAGGTCTACTGGCACCATGCCGTCCGATCCGCCACGGCGATGCTACAGCGAAGTGTTTTCCTGCTGCAAAACCGCATCGACTTAGAATCGACGCTTCGACTGGGCGATTCGGATTGGATAAGCGGACTGCGACGAGCAGCGGAGGGAACCGTCGCCGAAACAATGGTCGAAGGCTTGTTTGGCGCGCAGCGACACCTATTCAAACGTGCGTCCGAATACAGTGTGCTCGATGCAGACCCTACCATTCACCAGTCTCTCGCCCGACGCCCCTACTGGTGGCTGGTGGCCTGTTCGGAAAAACTGGCAACGTTACTTTCGGATGAATCAGGCTTACCCATTCACCCGGAAGACGTTCTGATTGATGCACCACCGGTCAAGCTAGAAGTGGATATCAATATCGACGTTATCGCCAGAGATCAAACACGGCGAACGCTCGGCGAAGTATCCCCAGTGGCCTCAGTGCTAGCCAATCAACAGTTCGACAACCATGTCAAACGAGTTCGGATTTTTGTCCGTCCGGAACTTCGCAAACCGCTCGCTCAAAGCCTCAATACCCAAGACTGGGGTCGCTTAATTCAAAATTCCATCCAACAGATCGACAAGGAAATTGCGTGA
- a CDS encoding methyltransferase RsmF C-terminal domain-like protein, whose amino-acid sequence MSDATSSKVDRKTILQSVGGVSIPGGVEAMVDAMSQRHFSVLRMHRNRFRDHGDETLSLANRAPFSTKPIDWYSLGLRVTDADARPSRHLAYAGGDYYLQDAGSLLALAAAGCDGDSLKGKIVCDLCAAPGGKASAMLEAVGETGFLLANEPIRSRLAPLKYNLARTGSDRYAISSLDPDVLAKRLGGVFDCVIIDAPCSGQALMSKGRQSESAMSMKQITHSAARQNRILDAAMALLRHDGRLIYSTCTFAHAENESQMQRLIERGDARPDQVASLTPYQSDDGCYRLWPHVHQCAGAFAAAFRSCLDPIKAKATKSGGKKSQRNKCDAKTIEELGRWFDPSLIDGLNVAIDGAVMFAYPSDMPIWMGRVAVAGPEIAYRTGKTWKPSHEAALRTGPSRLAIESAALSCDQAQAFVTGNAVNSIAQSTTAAQGWMVARYQGRPLGWVKSDGRIGKNHLPMSARMSGEVIG is encoded by the coding sequence ATGAGTGACGCAACTTCATCAAAGGTCGATCGTAAAACTATTTTGCAGAGCGTCGGCGGCGTTTCGATTCCGGGTGGGGTGGAGGCGATGGTGGACGCGATGTCGCAGCGCCATTTCAGTGTCTTGCGAATGCATCGCAACCGGTTTCGCGATCATGGCGACGAGACGTTGTCACTGGCTAACCGCGCCCCCTTTTCGACGAAGCCCATCGATTGGTACTCCTTAGGGCTTCGCGTCACGGATGCAGACGCACGTCCCTCTCGTCATCTCGCCTATGCCGGCGGGGACTACTACTTGCAAGACGCCGGTTCGTTGTTGGCACTCGCAGCCGCGGGATGTGACGGTGATTCGCTCAAAGGCAAAATCGTTTGTGATCTTTGCGCCGCCCCCGGTGGCAAAGCATCGGCGATGCTCGAAGCCGTTGGTGAGACAGGTTTTTTGCTTGCCAATGAACCGATCCGATCGCGACTGGCGCCGCTGAAATACAATTTGGCGAGGACGGGTTCGGATCGCTACGCCATCAGTTCCCTCGATCCAGATGTTCTAGCGAAGCGACTAGGCGGAGTGTTCGATTGTGTGATCATTGACGCGCCGTGCAGCGGGCAAGCATTAATGTCGAAAGGTCGGCAAAGTGAAAGCGCAATGTCGATGAAGCAGATCACGCATAGTGCGGCAAGACAAAATCGGATCTTGGATGCGGCGATGGCGTTGCTTCGGCATGATGGACGATTGATCTACAGCACTTGCACCTTCGCACACGCGGAAAACGAATCGCAAATGCAGCGATTGATCGAGCGAGGCGACGCTCGGCCGGATCAAGTTGCCTCTCTGACGCCCTATCAATCCGACGATGGCTGCTATCGACTTTGGCCTCACGTTCATCAATGTGCTGGTGCGTTCGCGGCAGCATTTCGATCGTGTTTAGATCCGATCAAAGCAAAGGCAACTAAGTCAGGTGGAAAGAAATCACAACGCAACAAGTGTGATGCCAAGACCATCGAAGAACTTGGTCGCTGGTTTGACCCCTCGCTGATCGATGGACTGAATGTGGCGATCGACGGTGCGGTTATGTTCGCGTATCCAAGCGACATGCCGATTTGGATGGGTCGGGTAGCGGTGGCGGGACCCGAGATCGCCTATCGAACCGGTAAAACATGGAAACCGTCTCACGAGGCCGCGTTGCGAACAGGGCCATCGCGGCTCGCCATCGAAAGTGCGGCGCTAAGCTGCGATCAAGCTCAGGCATTCGTAACTGGGAACGCGGTGAATTCAATCGCGCAATCCACGACCGCGGCCCAAGGATGGATGGTAGCGAGATATCAGGGCCGCCCACTCGGGTGGGTGAAGTCCGATGGACGCATTGGCAAGAATCATCTGCCAATGTCAGCGAGGATGTCTGGCGAAGTGATTGGCTGA
- a CDS encoding cell surface protein, with protein MSKQAQASAPAVTQTETRDTKSMKKYLDRAMVVLKKFGVDSKNTAPQELIGLLESVKHLDEAKVLAIADVIQHMSSFNALVRENVESIKIGDRYMDIAQMFDSVREDSKRLIAQLDDGKISGTEKVSNWWMKMRRGTPSERFESIVETYSDVAKDTKQALQSEEMIMEGYIDFRFALKEAEVLARELLDTHAPILEAAKNALASSQTALDEYTGTDEGGKSQLELRRDEARHNFEKEDETYQLLKDIAENLEIGYDVGETLITKLKQTHDVKERVYRRAVTFFTTNEHVFTILGTVYTSQHGLHEVTQATEAMKDGVNKGLEDVAELGRELERAALKAGYGSTINPESVQKLVDAISGFQIESLEMIAELRKESEESTKAIRKSVEDGKRKYQETLAKHARGDSLS; from the coding sequence ATGTCCAAACAAGCTCAGGCATCTGCTCCCGCCGTCACCCAGACGGAAACCCGTGACACGAAGTCCATGAAAAAGTACCTCGATCGCGCGATGGTGGTGCTCAAGAAGTTCGGTGTCGACAGCAAGAACACCGCTCCGCAGGAGTTGATCGGATTGTTGGAAAGCGTCAAGCACCTCGACGAAGCCAAGGTGCTTGCAATCGCCGATGTGATTCAACACATGAGTTCGTTCAATGCTCTCGTTCGCGAAAATGTCGAAAGCATCAAGATTGGGGATCGGTACATGGACATTGCACAAATGTTCGATTCGGTCCGCGAAGACAGCAAACGCCTTATCGCTCAGCTCGACGATGGGAAGATTAGCGGGACGGAAAAGGTTTCCAATTGGTGGATGAAGATGCGACGCGGCACACCCAGCGAGCGTTTTGAAAGCATCGTCGAAACCTACAGCGATGTTGCTAAGGACACGAAGCAGGCGTTGCAGAGCGAAGAAATGATCATGGAAGGCTACATTGACTTCCGCTTTGCCCTGAAGGAGGCCGAGGTGCTGGCGCGAGAACTGCTCGACACCCACGCGCCGATTCTGGAAGCCGCTAAGAATGCGCTAGCTAGTTCTCAAACTGCACTCGATGAGTACACCGGGACTGACGAAGGCGGAAAGAGCCAATTGGAATTGCGACGCGACGAAGCACGTCACAACTTTGAGAAGGAAGACGAGACCTACCAATTGCTCAAAGATATCGCCGAGAACTTAGAGATCGGCTATGACGTCGGTGAGACGCTGATTACCAAGCTGAAGCAAACCCACGACGTCAAAGAACGAGTGTATCGACGCGCTGTCACATTCTTCACAACCAATGAGCACGTATTTACGATTTTGGGAACTGTCTACACCAGCCAGCATGGCTTGCATGAGGTCACGCAAGCGACCGAGGCAATGAAAGACGGCGTCAATAAAGGACTTGAGGACGTTGCCGAACTCGGTCGTGAACTTGAACGCGCTGCTCTCAAGGCAGGTTATGGAAGCACGATTAACCCCGAATCGGTTCAGAAATTGGTTGATGCGATCAGCGGTTTTCAAATCGAATCTCTGGAAATGATCGCAGAGCTTCGTAAGGAGTCCGAAGAATCAACCAAGGCAATCCGGAAATCGGTTGAGGACGGCAAACGCAAGTATCAAGAAACATTGGCCAAGCACGCTCGGGGCGATTCCCTAAGCTAA
- a CDS encoding DUF6384 family protein — translation MPQQSAQQAPAPQRDTLATPSPISREIQHPLENLTLQETLRVMDVAREMRENRQSAEEMFRRDDLRANLRAKLMRTARMSGDNVTEAEIDAAIGQYMERLHTFEEPEAGLGRFMAHVWVWRARIATGLVAASAVAGAFWFMFA, via the coding sequence ATGCCCCAGCAATCCGCTCAACAAGCCCCGGCGCCCCAGCGAGACACTTTGGCAACCCCTTCGCCAATATCGCGAGAGATCCAACATCCGCTCGAAAACTTGACGCTGCAAGAGACGTTGCGAGTGATGGATGTGGCGAGGGAAATGCGAGAGAACCGGCAGTCGGCTGAGGAGATGTTTCGGCGTGATGACTTGCGAGCCAATCTTCGTGCGAAGCTAATGCGAACTGCTCGAATGTCGGGCGACAATGTAACGGAAGCTGAAATTGATGCCGCCATTGGTCAATACATGGAACGGCTCCATACTTTTGAAGAGCCCGAAGCAGGACTCGGACGGTTCATGGCCCACGTTTGGGTCTGGCGAGCCCGCATCGCCACAGGCTTGGTTGCCGCATCAGCCGTCGCCGGTGCGTTTTGGTTCATGTTCGCATAG
- a CDS encoding tRNA (cytidine(34)-2'-O)-methyltransferase — protein MKSSNDAHSLSRSAGQSQPPNVNQPRDDSSGHASPEQKQRSTVAKDDDLRIPTADKPSAHVVLYQPEIPQNTGNIGRTCVAVNAKLWIVRPAGFRIDDGKLKRAGLDYWQHLKLGEARNWDDLVDQLAPRRFHFLSRFAKRTLWDAELAEDDVFVFGRETSGLPESILDPEDPRSIRLPTTDEVRSLNLATTVGIVMYEHQRQLAMAAKGMPEKLS, from the coding sequence ATGAAGAGTTCGAACGACGCACACAGTTTGTCACGATCGGCAGGGCAATCGCAACCGCCAAACGTAAATCAGCCCCGAGACGATTCATCTGGCCACGCTTCACCCGAACAAAAACAGCGCAGTACGGTGGCCAAAGACGATGATCTACGGATCCCGACCGCTGACAAGCCCTCTGCTCATGTTGTTCTGTACCAGCCGGAGATTCCACAGAATACAGGAAACATCGGTCGAACATGCGTGGCGGTTAACGCGAAACTATGGATCGTGCGTCCAGCAGGTTTCCGCATCGATGACGGCAAACTCAAGCGTGCGGGCCTGGACTACTGGCAGCACCTGAAACTTGGCGAAGCACGCAATTGGGACGATTTGGTCGACCAGCTCGCCCCGCGACGTTTTCATTTTCTGTCCCGATTTGCGAAACGTACGCTGTGGGATGCCGAATTAGCTGAAGATGACGTGTTTGTTTTTGGACGTGAGACATCCGGGCTTCCTGAGTCGATTCTGGATCCCGAAGACCCTCGCAGCATTCGATTGCCGACGACCGACGAAGTGCGAAGTTTGAACTTGGCGACCACCGTCGGCATTGTGATGTACGAGCATCAAAGGCAGTTAGCGATGGCTGCCAAAGGAATGCCAGAGAAGTTAAGCTAG